A window of the Thermoanaerobacter uzonensis DSM 18761 genome harbors these coding sequences:
- a CDS encoding ABC transporter permease: protein MSVLSLTLASSLVLISIFISYYQKLGIEKEIFIGTIRAVVQLTIVGYILHYIFATNNALFTLAMVTLMIVVAGNNASKRGKGIPNVFYFITFSIALSAAITISLLILFGNIHFRPQEVIPVSGMIIGNSMVASGLAVSRLKDEIKNRSEEIEAYLSLGATSRQAAQKVIKTAIKTGMIPTVDSMKTLGIVQLPGMMTGLILGGVDPIEAVKYQIMVTFMLASTVAISCFSVTFLTYRNFFTKHHQLVIDLQ from the coding sequence ATGAGTGTATTATCTTTAACATTGGCCTCAAGTCTTGTGCTAATATCTATTTTTATTTCTTATTATCAGAAACTGGGAATTGAAAAGGAAATATTCATAGGTACCATAAGGGCGGTTGTACAGCTTACAATAGTAGGGTACATTTTACATTACATATTTGCTACAAACAACGCTTTGTTTACTTTGGCAATGGTGACTTTAATGATAGTAGTTGCTGGAAATAATGCTTCAAAGAGAGGAAAGGGAATACCAAATGTCTTTTATTTTATCACTTTTTCGATTGCTTTAAGTGCTGCGATTACAATTTCTTTACTCATTTTGTTTGGAAATATTCATTTTAGGCCACAGGAAGTCATACCTGTATCAGGAATGATAATAGGAAATTCAATGGTAGCTTCAGGACTTGCTGTTTCAAGGTTAAAGGATGAGATAAAAAATAGGTCAGAGGAGATAGAAGCGTATTTATCACTTGGTGCAACTTCAAGACAAGCGGCTCAAAAGGTGATAAAGACAGCGATAAAGACTGGGATGATTCCAACAGTTGACAGCATGAAAACTCTGGGTATCGTGCAATTGCCGGGGATGATGACAGGTCTCATATTGGGAGGAGTGGACCCTATAGAGGCAGTCAAGTACCAGATAATGGTTACTTTTATGCTGGCATCAACAGTAGCGATTTCATGTTTTAGTGTTACTTTTCTCACCTATAGAAACTTTTTTACAAAACATCATCAATTAGTGATTGATTTACAATAA
- a CDS encoding ABC transporter ATP-binding protein: protein MKKIEFKEVSYVTSEKEILKNISIRFVGGAIHTIVGPSGAGKSTLIKLINRLIDPTHGSILIDDVDIKTMDVIDLRRKIGMVFQKPHLFEGTVKENIEYGPMLKGEKNVDVKYYLSIVGLNNEYATRDVKNLSGGEQQRVSIARTLANKPEALLLDEPTSALDPTSTETIEKLMIELKEKINLTIIWITHNIDQAKRIGDYTALLNKGQLIEYAKTHDFFTSPQNEITELFIQGKLKEEVK, encoded by the coding sequence ATGAAAAAAATAGAATTTAAAGAGGTTAGTTACGTCACTTCTGAAAAAGAAATATTGAAAAACATTTCTATAAGGTTTGTAGGTGGAGCAATACATACTATTGTTGGCCCTTCTGGAGCTGGAAAATCAACTCTTATTAAGCTGATAAACCGATTGATAGATCCAACCCATGGCAGTATTTTAATAGACGACGTGGATATTAAAACAATGGACGTGATAGATTTGAGAAGAAAGATTGGAATGGTTTTTCAAAAGCCTCATCTTTTTGAAGGAACAGTCAAAGAAAATATTGAGTATGGGCCAATGCTTAAAGGCGAAAAAAATGTGGATGTGAAGTATTATTTGAGTATTGTGGGATTAAACAATGAATATGCTACAAGGGATGTGAAAAATTTATCAGGAGGTGAACAGCAAAGAGTTTCTATAGCTAGAACTCTTGCAAATAAGCCTGAAGCCCTTTTACTTGATGAGCCTACTTCAGCCCTTGACCCTACTTCTACAGAAACAATAGAGAAGTTGATGATTGAGTTAAAGGAAAAAATTAATTTGACGATTATTTGGATAACTCATAATATAGATCAAGCTAAGCGCATTGGAGATTACACAGCATTGCTTAACAAAGGGCAATTAATAGAATATGCTAAAACTCATGATTTTTTTACAAGTCCCCAAAATGAAATTACAGAATTATTTATACAAGGTAAATTAAAGGAGGAAGTTAAATGA
- a CDS encoding acyl-CoA dehydratase activase-related protein: MKITFPYMGSPYMYEKLFTLLGHEVITPPKPSQKTVDYGVKYSPEFACFPLKVILGTYLEALELGADTIVTSGGNGPCRAGYYGEAQKKILKNMGYDVEFIIFDEPKRDLKTFMENVKKIKGNNSWRQVIKTVKIVYDMAKSMDKVEKFVETKRAYECNKGEFTKAWHEITEEYRRIESSEDVKKVERKAIERLNSIKICEVPEEEKIRIGIVGEIYVVMEPSINGNIEEVLNAYGAEVERSHYISEWIDFNLIPLPSYKEKEHQILKKGEKYIEIIIGGHAKQSVGAIIDFMERGFDGVVHLKPFGCLPELVSQSVIDKIMREYDYPILSLSVDEQMAIANVLTRIEAFLDVIKLKKHRKRIAR, translated from the coding sequence GTGAAGATAACATTTCCTTATATGGGTTCTCCTTATATGTATGAAAAACTTTTTACATTATTAGGACATGAAGTGATAACTCCCCCGAAGCCTTCACAAAAAACTGTAGATTATGGGGTAAAATATAGCCCTGAATTTGCTTGTTTTCCTTTAAAGGTTATTTTAGGGACTTATCTTGAGGCTTTAGAATTAGGAGCGGATACTATAGTGACTTCTGGTGGGAATGGTCCCTGCAGGGCCGGTTACTATGGAGAGGCTCAGAAAAAAATACTTAAAAATATGGGATATGATGTCGAATTTATAATATTTGATGAGCCCAAGAGAGATTTAAAGACTTTTATGGAAAATGTAAAAAAGATAAAAGGAAATAATTCATGGCGGCAGGTTATTAAAACTGTAAAAATTGTATATGACATGGCAAAATCGATGGACAAAGTAGAGAAATTCGTAGAGACCAAGAGAGCTTATGAGTGTAATAAGGGAGAGTTTACTAAGGCATGGCATGAAATTACAGAAGAGTATAGAAGAATAGAGTCTTCTGAAGATGTGAAAAAAGTTGAAAGAAAGGCAATTGAGAGGTTGAATAGTATAAAAATTTGTGAAGTACCGGAAGAAGAAAAAATAAGGATTGGAATAGTAGGAGAAATATATGTTGTGATGGAGCCTTCCATAAATGGTAATATAGAAGAAGTTTTAAATGCTTATGGTGCAGAAGTGGAAAGGTCTCATTACATTTCCGAATGGATTGACTTTAATCTAATACCTTTGCCTTCTTACAAAGAGAAAGAACATCAAATATTGAAAAAAGGTGAGAAATACATAGAGATAATAATTGGTGGGCATGCCAAACAGTCTGTAGGTGCAATAATTGATTTTATGGAAAGAGGATTTGATGGAGTTGTTCATTTAAAACCCTTTGGATGTTTACCAGAACTTGTTTCTCAAAGTGTGATAGATAAAATAATGAGAGAATATGACTATCCAATTTTGTCACTTTCTGTAGATGAACAAATGGCTATTGCCAATGTATTAACGAGAATAGAAGCTTTTTTAGATGTTATAAAACTAAAAAAACACAGAAAAAGGATAGCGAGGTAG
- a CDS encoding TetR/AcrR family transcriptional regulator: MGDSVKEKIVMSTLKLISEKGYKSTTTRNIAEEAGVNEVTIFRCFGSKKDIVLYALKELELLKPVDERILDNCTGNLKEDLLMLAHEYHKNFTEEKAKIMIGLRSPEIFEEVKEYMIRIPKGFKEVLIKYFEKMYEKGLLNTDDFELLAFAFISLNFGFVLMNASYGNKLIGFSDREFVKKSIEIFVKAIEKSD, from the coding sequence ATGGGCGATTCGGTGAAGGAAAAGATAGTTATGTCTACTTTAAAACTAATTTCTGAAAAAGGATATAAGTCTACAACTACAAGAAATATTGCAGAAGAAGCTGGTGTAAATGAAGTTACAATTTTCAGATGTTTTGGAAGCAAAAAAGATATAGTGCTTTATGCATTAAAAGAGCTGGAATTATTAAAGCCTGTAGATGAAAGAATATTAGACAATTGTACTGGTAATTTAAAAGAAGACCTACTCATGTTGGCTCATGAATATCATAAAAATTTTACAGAAGAAAAAGCGAAAATCATGATAGGTTTGAGAAGTCCAGAAATTTTCGAAGAGGTAAAAGAATATATGATCAGGATTCCAAAAGGCTTTAAAGAAGTTTTGATAAAGTATTTTGAAAAAATGTATGAGAAAGGATTATTAAATACTGATGATTTTGAACTTTTGGCCTTTGCTTTTATATCATTGAATTTCGGTTTTGTTTTAATGAATGCCTCCTATGGTAACAAGCTAATTGGCTTTAGCGATAGAGAATTTGTTAAAAAAAGCATAGAAATTTTTGTAAAAGCAATAGAAAAAAGTGATTGA
- a CDS encoding AzlD domain-containing protein has product MGTKFIISVIGMFLVTYIPRFMPVYGLTKIELPQAVKSFLEYVPVAVLSALLFPVIFIKDEKLFLDLSNVYLLSAIPTFIAAYFTRKLFTPVVVGIVSYVILSYIIK; this is encoded by the coding sequence ATGGGTACGAAATTTATAATAAGTGTTATTGGGATGTTTTTAGTTACATATATTCCACGATTTATGCCTGTTTATGGCTTAACTAAAATAGAACTTCCTCAGGCTGTAAAGTCATTTCTTGAGTATGTGCCTGTGGCAGTTCTTTCAGCTCTTTTATTTCCAGTAATTTTTATTAAAGATGAAAAATTATTTTTAGATTTATCAAATGTATATTTACTTTCAGCAATACCGACATTTATAGCTGCATATTTTACGAGGAAGCTATTTACACCTGTTGTTGTTGGTATTGTTAGCTATGTGATTTTATCATATATTATTAAGTAG
- a CDS encoding acyl-CoA dehydratase activase-related protein, which translates to MKIGIPKALMYYFYYPFWKTLFESLGFEVVTSDDTSKSILDIGVKEAVAEICVPMKVYTGHVLNLLDKSVDYIYIPRFVSLRKGIFMCPKFMGLPDMIKGLFDGIENKILTHNIVSKSTDISEFHNYTVFIDKLGVSRKDLKNALKKARDKWLEFRTLNRQGYDINELLTSDEPKKYDGDITIGLIGYVYNVYDRFVNMDLLNVFRKLNIKVVTFDMMEEKIIQRQLKKFKKNMFWEFSNMLLGTAYEFMERDDIDGIIHITAFGCGPDSILEPFLTIDSEKHKKPFMTLRIDEQTGESHVITRVEAFTDLIRIKKYKAEKSMEGVI; encoded by the coding sequence ATGAAAATAGGTATTCCAAAAGCTTTAATGTATTATTTTTATTATCCATTCTGGAAAACTCTTTTCGAAAGCCTTGGTTTTGAAGTGGTCACCTCTGACGATACTTCAAAAAGTATTTTAGACATAGGGGTAAAAGAAGCAGTTGCGGAAATATGTGTACCTATGAAGGTATATACAGGGCATGTTTTAAATTTGCTGGATAAGAGTGTTGATTACATATATATTCCTAGGTTTGTAAGCTTAAGGAAAGGTATATTTATGTGCCCTAAATTTATGGGGTTGCCTGACATGATAAAAGGTCTTTTTGATGGCATTGAGAATAAAATTTTGACTCATAACATAGTGTCAAAAAGTACTGACATATCAGAGTTTCACAATTACACAGTTTTTATCGATAAATTGGGTGTGAGTAGAAAAGATTTAAAAAATGCTTTAAAGAAAGCACGAGATAAATGGCTTGAGTTTAGAACTTTGAATAGGCAAGGATATGATATAAATGAGCTTTTGACGAGTGATGAACCAAAAAAATATGATGGTGATATTACAATAGGTCTAATTGGTTATGTATATAATGTTTATGATAGATTTGTCAATATGGACTTGCTTAATGTTTTTCGCAAGCTCAATATAAAAGTTGTGACCTTTGATATGATGGAAGAAAAGATAATACAACGTCAATTGAAAAAATTTAAAAAAAATATGTTTTGGGAGTTTAGCAATATGCTCTTAGGTACGGCTTATGAGTTTATGGAAAGAGATGACATTGACGGCATTATTCATATTACTGCTTTTGGATGCGGTCCTGACTCAATTCTTGAGCCTTTTTTAACTATAGATTCTGAAAAGCACAAAAAACCTTTTATGACTTTAAGAATTGATGAACAAACTGGTGAAAGCCACGTAATTACACGAGTTGAGGCATTTACGGACCTTATAAGGATTAAAAAATATAAAGCTGAAAAATCGATGGAAGGCGTGATTTAA
- a CDS encoding ECF transporter S component: MNTKFITRTAILLAITLIFQFLKMPQLITGSIVNAMLLIAAGTVGMWSGVTIGLLTPVIAFLVGIMGFPLMIPFIMVGNGLYVMLFSTQKNKVIGMIIGAVVKFIWLALSVKYIMQLFNVKVPLKIVQAFTTPQLITALIGGTLGIIIIALLENYFKKAKEQ, translated from the coding sequence GTGAATACAAAATTTATAACAAGAACAGCTATCCTATTAGCTATTACTTTAATATTTCAGTTTTTAAAAATGCCCCAACTTATAACAGGTTCTATCGTTAATGCAATGCTTCTAATTGCCGCTGGTACTGTTGGAATGTGGTCAGGAGTGACAATAGGACTTTTAACACCGGTAATTGCATTTTTAGTAGGCATAATGGGATTTCCTTTAATGATTCCTTTTATAATGGTAGGTAATGGGTTATATGTAATGCTCTTTTCAACACAAAAAAACAAAGTAATAGGAATGATAATAGGTGCTGTAGTTAAGTTTATATGGCTTGCTTTATCAGTAAAATATATAATGCAGCTCTTTAACGTAAAAGTTCCCCTAAAAATTGTACAGGCTTTTACAACGCCTCAACTTATAACAGCTTTAATAGGAGGTACATTAGGAATTATAATAATTGCATTGCTTGAAAATTATTTCAAAAAAGCGAAAGAGCAATAA
- a CDS encoding AzlC family ABC transporter permease — translation MIVDSDVKKSINGVKSALPIVLGYLPIGFAYGLVGVKSGFTISQVMALSLFVYAGSAQFIGISLLSAGTSIVTLVSTIFIVNLRHFLYSTSLSQYMKHISRKHIPILSFFITDETYAVAITDLQSNSEYTEGYFYQLFLTSYTAWVFSSFLGAVSGSLIGGSINVGLDFALPAMYIALLLMQISGYKKVFISIFSGLLSITLMFILPGNTNVIAAALIGAGMGVLLDKWVRNL, via the coding sequence ATGATAGTAGATAGTGATGTTAAAAAGAGTATAAATGGAGTTAAAAGTGCACTACCTATTGTGTTAGGATATTTGCCAATAGGTTTTGCTTATGGACTAGTTGGCGTGAAAAGCGGTTTTACTATTTCACAAGTGATGGCATTGTCTCTTTTTGTATATGCGGGTTCAGCACAATTTATTGGTATAAGTTTGCTTAGTGCAGGAACAAGTATCGTTACATTGGTATCTACAATATTTATAGTGAATTTGAGACACTTTTTATATAGTACATCACTATCGCAGTATATGAAACACATATCGAGGAAACATATACCAATATTATCTTTTTTTATTACTGATGAGACATATGCTGTTGCGATTACAGATTTGCAAAGTAACTCTGAATACACTGAAGGTTATTTCTACCAACTATTTTTAACCTCCTATACAGCGTGGGTATTTTCTTCATTTTTAGGTGCTGTATCAGGAAGTTTAATAGGAGGCTCTATAAACGTAGGACTTGATTTTGCGCTTCCCGCAATGTATATTGCATTGCTACTTATGCAAATATCAGGGTATAAAAAAGTTTTTATAAGTATATTTTCGGGTTTGCTGTCTATAACTTTGATGTTTATATTACCAGGAAATACAAATGTCATTGCAGCTGCATTAATAGGTGCAGGAATGGGGGTATTGCTTGACAAATGGGTACGAAATTTATAA
- a CDS encoding acyl-CoA dehydratase activase: MEKIYIGVDVGSVSIKVVAIDENNEVLFNSYVRNVGQPIDTVKDELAKLHNELATKEIGGVGVTGSGRQLLGYVLGADVIKNEITAHATATLHFHPDASTIFEIGGQDSKLIIINDGTIADFAMNTVCAAGTGSFLDHQAQRLGIKIEEFGEIALTAKRDVRIAGRCTVFAESDMISKQQYGFSKAEILKGLSKALVRNYMNNLVRGRKLKPVFVFQGGVAANIAIKKAFEEEVGHEVIVPKYYDIMGAIGIAMLAKDEMKRTGNSTKFKGFEVSEEKFETTSFICKACPNECEIIQIKANGKVIAMTGDRCGRYSNSVI, encoded by the coding sequence GTGGAGAAAATATATATTGGTGTTGATGTAGGATCAGTAAGTATAAAAGTTGTAGCCATTGATGAAAATAATGAGGTATTATTCAATTCGTACGTAAGAAATGTTGGGCAACCAATTGATACTGTAAAGGATGAACTAGCCAAATTACACAATGAATTGGCAACTAAAGAAATAGGTGGGGTTGGCGTAACGGGAAGTGGCAGACAGCTTCTTGGATACGTTCTTGGTGCAGATGTAATAAAAAATGAGATTACGGCCCATGCTACTGCTACATTACACTTTCATCCAGATGCTAGTACTATTTTTGAAATTGGCGGACAGGACTCAAAACTTATTATTATAAATGATGGTACGATAGCTGACTTTGCTATGAATACGGTTTGTGCTGCTGGTACAGGGTCATTTCTTGACCATCAGGCACAAAGACTGGGTATAAAGATTGAAGAATTTGGTGAAATTGCATTGACTGCAAAGCGAGATGTGAGAATTGCAGGTAGATGCACAGTCTTTGCCGAATCTGATATGATATCGAAACAGCAATACGGGTTTAGTAAAGCTGAAATATTAAAAGGTCTTTCTAAGGCCTTAGTGAGAAATTATATGAACAATCTTGTAAGAGGAAGAAAATTGAAGCCAGTTTTTGTATTCCAAGGCGGTGTTGCGGCAAATATTGCGATAAAAAAAGCGTTTGAAGAAGAAGTGGGACACGAAGTAATTGTGCCAAAGTATTACGATATTATGGGAGCAATAGGAATAGCGATGTTGGCAAAAGATGAAATGAAGCGGACAGGCAATTCTACTAAGTTTAAAGGGTTTGAGGTTTCAGAGGAGAAATTTGAGACGACGAGTTTTATTTGCAAAGCTTGTCCTAATGAATGTGAAATAATACAAATTAAAGCAAACGGCAAAGTAATAGCGATGACAGGAGATAGATGTGGAAGGTATTCAAATTCTGTCATATAA
- a CDS encoding nucleotidyltransferase domain-containing protein, with translation MNEAENIINEIKEKLIDTINPKAIILFGSTAKNDNDENSDIDLLIIWDGVEDLNNVQRRIKLREIIGFVNKPLDILTYTSDELKQVIKDDRSFTATIIKEGKIIYG, from the coding sequence ATGAATGAGGCTGAGAACATTATTAATGAGATAAAAGAGAAGTTAATTGATACTATCAACCCAAAGGCTATCATTCTTTTCGGTTCCACAGCAAAGAATGATAATGATGAAAATTCTGACATTGATTTGCTGATTATATGGGATGGAGTAGAAGATTTAAATAATGTTCAACGACGTATTAAACTAAGAGAGATAATTGGATTTGTTAATAAACCATTGGATATTTTGACATATACTAGTGATGAATTAAAGCAGGTAATAAAAGATGATAGGTCTTTTACTGCAACTATAATAAAGGAAGGAAAGATTATATATGGCTAA
- the leuS gene encoding leucine--tRNA ligase codes for MAYSVEVDRKWQRKWEETKLYKFNPENVDKKLYCLEMFSYPSGAKLHVGHWYNYGPTDSWARLKRMQGYEVFHPMGFDAFGLPAENYAIKTGIHPYDSTMENIRTMEKQLREMGATFDWDYEVITCLPDYYKWTQWIFLKLFEAGLAYRKKAPVNWCPSCQTVLANEQVIDGKCERCGTEVTKKDLTQWFFKITAYAEELLEKLDELDWPEKTKIMQRNWIGKSDGAEIEFKVDGKDLTFKVFTTRADTLYGATYVVIAPEHEIVDLITTDEYKQAVEEYKEYARKQSEIERLSTEKEKTGVFTGAYAIHPLTGEKLPIWIADYVLATYGTGCVMAVPAHDERDYEFATKYNLPIKRVIKGIGDVDDSLPFVEYGVLINSGEFTGIKSEEARIKIVEKLQQEGRASFKVNYRFRDWLVSRQRYWGAPIPVIHCERCGIVPVPEEDLPVLLPYDVEFAPTGESPLKKHEGFMNVTCPKCGGKALRDPDTLDTFVDSSWYFLRYPDNKNDKEPFNKEWINKMLPVDKYVGGAEHATMHLLYARFVTKALRDLGYLDFDEPFKSLVHQGTILGPDGSRMSKSKGNVISPDEYIKEYGSDVFRLYLMFGFAYSEGGPWNDDGIKAIARFVNRVERFIEKFIEIRNNSSKTKDEMGEEERELNYIRHYTIKSVTEDADKFQFNTAIARIMELVNALYKYEADVEVKNIKFYEEVVADLIKLLAPFAPHFSEEMWEKLGREYSVFNQKWPEWDEKALQRDVVEIAVQVNGKLRGRIEVPSNATDEEVEKLALSDKNVKAYVDGKEIKKVIVVKNRLVNIVVK; via the coding sequence ATGGCGTATTCTGTTGAAGTCGATAGAAAGTGGCAAAGAAAATGGGAAGAAACAAAGTTATACAAGTTTAATCCTGAAAATGTGGACAAAAAACTTTACTGTTTAGAGATGTTTTCTTATCCATCAGGTGCTAAACTTCACGTAGGGCACTGGTACAATTATGGTCCTACAGATTCATGGGCAAGACTTAAAAGGATGCAGGGATATGAAGTTTTTCATCCAATGGGGTTTGATGCTTTTGGTCTTCCTGCAGAAAATTATGCAATAAAGACAGGAATACATCCTTATGATTCAACTATGGAAAATATAAGAACGATGGAAAAGCAGTTAAGAGAAATGGGGGCAACTTTTGATTGGGACTATGAAGTAATAACTTGCTTGCCGGACTATTATAAATGGACACAGTGGATTTTCCTTAAGCTTTTTGAGGCAGGCCTTGCCTATAGAAAAAAAGCTCCAGTAAACTGGTGCCCAAGCTGTCAAACTGTTCTTGCAAACGAGCAAGTTATAGATGGAAAATGTGAAAGGTGCGGTACTGAAGTTACAAAGAAAGATTTGACTCAGTGGTTTTTCAAGATAACTGCTTATGCAGAAGAACTCCTTGAAAAACTGGATGAACTTGATTGGCCTGAAAAGACAAAAATAATGCAGAGAAATTGGATTGGAAAGTCGGATGGAGCAGAGATAGAATTTAAAGTTGACGGCAAAGACCTGACATTTAAGGTGTTTACAACAAGGGCTGATACGTTATATGGAGCGACGTATGTAGTTATCGCTCCAGAACATGAGATTGTGGATTTAATTACTACAGATGAATATAAACAAGCTGTTGAGGAGTATAAAGAGTACGCGAGAAAACAAAGTGAAATTGAAAGGTTGTCTACTGAAAAAGAAAAGACAGGAGTATTTACAGGAGCATACGCGATTCATCCTCTGACGGGAGAGAAACTCCCTATTTGGATAGCAGACTACGTCCTTGCAACATATGGAACAGGATGTGTCATGGCTGTTCCTGCCCATGATGAAAGAGATTATGAATTTGCAACAAAATACAACCTTCCTATAAAAAGAGTGATAAAAGGAATTGGAGATGTGGACGACAGTCTACCCTTTGTTGAGTATGGAGTGCTTATAAACAGTGGAGAATTTACAGGTATAAAATCAGAAGAGGCAAGGATAAAGATTGTAGAGAAATTGCAACAAGAAGGTAGAGCTTCTTTTAAGGTTAATTACAGATTCAGAGACTGGCTTGTTTCAAGGCAGAGATACTGGGGGGCTCCAATACCTGTAATTCACTGTGAACGCTGTGGCATAGTCCCTGTCCCAGAAGAAGATTTGCCAGTGTTACTTCCTTATGATGTGGAATTTGCTCCAACAGGTGAGTCTCCACTTAAAAAGCATGAAGGCTTTATGAACGTTACTTGTCCAAAATGTGGAGGCAAAGCGTTAAGAGACCCCGATACTCTTGACACTTTTGTAGATTCTTCCTGGTACTTTTTGAGATATCCCGATAACAAAAACGACAAAGAGCCTTTCAATAAAGAATGGATAAATAAAATGTTGCCTGTTGACAAGTATGTAGGTGGAGCAGAGCATGCGACAATGCATCTTTTGTACGCAAGGTTTGTCACAAAAGCTTTAAGAGACTTGGGATATCTTGACTTTGATGAACCTTTTAAATCATTAGTGCATCAAGGCACAATATTGGGACCTGATGGAAGCAGAATGAGTAAATCTAAAGGAAATGTCATTTCACCTGACGAATACATTAAAGAATACGGTTCTGATGTATTCAGGCTTTACCTTATGTTTGGATTTGCTTATTCTGAAGGTGGGCCGTGGAATGATGATGGTATTAAGGCTATTGCTCGGTTTGTCAACAGAGTGGAAAGATTCATAGAGAAGTTCATTGAAATAAGAAATAATTCCAGTAAAACTAAAGATGAAATGGGAGAAGAAGAAAGAGAATTAAACTATATAAGACATTATACTATAAAAAGTGTCACAGAAGATGCGGACAAATTTCAGTTTAATACTGCAATAGCGAGGATAATGGAACTGGTAAATGCCCTTTATAAATACGAGGCAGATGTGGAAGTTAAAAATATCAAGTTTTATGAAGAAGTGGTGGCAGATTTAATAAAACTTTTAGCGCCATTTGCCCCTCATTTTTCTGAAGAAATGTGGGAAAAACTTGGGCGTGAATATTCTGTCTTTAATCAGAAATGGCCTGAGTGGGATGAAAAAGCTCTACAAAGAGATGTTGTAGAGATAGCTGTCCAGGTAAACGGCAAGCTAAGAGGAAGGATTGAAGTTCCTTCAAATGCTACTGACGAAGAAGTAGAAAAGCTCGCTCTTTCAGATAAAAATGTAAAAGCATATGTGGATGGAAAAGAGATAAAGAAGGTCATAGTCGTCAAAAACAGGCTTGTAAATATTGTTGTGAAATAA